AAAGAAAATATTTGCCCCTCAGCGTAGAGCTTTTTCAAGCAATCGTCATTGCATGGATCAAGAGGCATCACGCTTTGGGTGGCTGGAGGCAGGGGGGAGAGGAGGCGGGGCCGCACTTTTGCGTGCAAACTGAAAGCAAGGGCGGCAAATACAAGAGGCAGGAGCTGCATTAGTCTTTATGCTTTTTAAAAATGTGAGGGCTGACCATGTTTTCTGGTTGGAAAATTTCAGCGAGTTGTTCTTGTGTGAGCAATTTGCGCTCTAGCACAATATCGCGCACGGACTTGCCAGTATCTAGGGCTTCTTTGGCAATGGAGGCGGATTTTTCATAGCCGATATGCGGATTGAGCGCGGTTACAATGCCAATGCTATTAAAGACATAGTCATGGCAGATTTTTTCATTGGCAGTGATCCCATTAATGCATTTCTCTACTAAAGTGCGCATCGCGCGATTCAACATCAAGAAAGAATGGAAGAGTTTATAGGCGATCACGGGTTCAAAGACATTGAGTTGTAATTGCCCGCCCTCAGCTGCCATCGCTACGGCTAAGTCATTACCAATCACCGAAAAACAAACCTGATTGACCACTTCGGGGATAACCGGATTGACCTTGCCGGGCATAATCGAACTACCCGGTTGCATGCGAGGGAGATTGATTTCATTCAAGCCTGCACGCGGTCCAGAGCTCAGTAACCTCAAGTCATTACAGATTTTAGAGAGTTTGATCGCTACGCGTTTGAGCGCGCCACTCACTTGCACATAAGATCCGGTACTCTGGCTTGCCTCAATCAAGTCATGGGCAATAGTAAAGGGTCTGCCTGTAACCTCTTGGATTTTTTTTTCTACAATGCGCTTATAATCGGGGTGGGAGTTAATGCCCGTGCCAATCGCCGTTCCGCCCAAGTTGATCACACGAGTCCAGTTGCGCGCATCTAAGATGTGCTGGATGTCCTTTTCTACCATAGAAACAAAAGTTTCAAATTCTTGACCCAAAGTCATGGGCACAGCGTCCTGAAGTTGGGTGCGCCCCATTTTGAGCACATGGGCAAATTCCTTTGCCTTTTTAGCAAATGCGTCCTTGAGCATTTTTAATACTTGAGTCATGTGATCTAGGCGTTCGTAAATAGCAATTTTGAGCGCGCTAGGGTAGGTGTCGTTAGTGGATTGCGAGCGATTGACATGATCGTTGGGGTGGCAATACTGGTATTCGCCCTTTTTATGCCCCAAATATTCTAGCGCGACATTGGCGATCACCTCGTTCATATTCATGTTGGTGCTTGTGCCCGCCCCGCCTTGAATCATATCCACTACGAATTGATCTTGATATTCTCCATCAATGATCCTATCACATGCGTGGCAGATGGCATCTTTAATCTTAATATCAATCAGACCCAGTTCTGCATTGGCTAAAGCGGCTGCTTTTTTGACTTGCGCAAAGGAGCGGATAAAAATAGGGTAATTGAGCAATCTATCATGGGTGATATTGAAATTCTCCACCGCGCGCATGGTTTGAATTCCATAATAGACGCTATCGTCAATCTCCATTTCGCCGATAAAATCATGCTCTTTTCTAGTTGCCATAATACTCCCTTAGTAAATAGAATGTGTCCTATTGTAGCCATTTAAAATTAATGAGCGTGTATCTCATATCTTAGGCATCACTAATTGGCGTTTCCTGCTAGCCATGGCGATGAGTAGAATTGTGCCCGCCACAAAGAAATACAGAAAACTAGGAATGGGCAGGGGATCGCCAGCGGCATAGCTGTGCATGCCAGAGAGATAGTAATTCACCCCAAAATAAGTCATTAAAATGGAGTAAAACCCAACCACGCTTGCACTTGCAAAAACAAAGGGCATGAACTCAAAGCGTAAAAAGCGCAAGTGCAAGATCACCGCATAGACCGCAATAGAGATGAGCGCCCAAGTTTCCTTAGCATCCCAGCCCCAATACCGCCCCCAAGACTCGTTAGCCCACACACCGCCTAAAAAATTCCCCACACTCAACATTAAAAGTCCCAAAATCATCCCCATCTCATTGATCGCGCTCAAAGAGAGGATCGTATTATCTACATGGGCTCTTTTGGGACTTCTCATGATAAACAAGAGAAGGGTTAAGATTCCCAAAATAAAACACAGACCCAAGAAACCATAGCTAGCCGTGATAATGGAAACATGGATATTGAGCCAATAGGATTTGAGCACGGGCACGAGATTGCCAATTTGGGGGTCCATAAAGCCCAAATGCGCCACAAAGAGCGCGATTCCTCCCAAAAAGCTAGAGGCACATAGGGCTAGATTGGAGCGCAAAATTAATCCGGCGATAATGGCTGCCCAAGAGATATAGAGCATGGACTCGTAAGCGTTACTCCATGGGGAGTGTTGGCTTACATACCAGCGCAATAATAACCCTGCTGTGTGCGCTAAAGCTAGCAACAAAATCACAACATAAAATCCCCAATGCACCCACGCGCGCGGAGGCTTGTTTTTAAAGGTAGCCACCAACACCACGGCGAGCAAGAGCAAACCTAAGAGCAAGTAGGGCAGAGTAAGGGTGTTAAAAAAATTGCTATGGTTTAAAAAGATTTCCGCATTTACTTTGGAGGGCTTGAGGTAGAGAGGGCTGTGTTCTTGTTGGTAAGTGGCTAGAGCCTTGAGGGTCTTGTGTAAATCCTCCCACTTGTTAGAATCCACGCCTGCATCAAAGCCCACAAAAAGCGCGCGCAAAAAATGCTTGGCTTCTTTAGCTAAATTTAAATCTTGGCTTTTGATCGCATCAGCAGGGGAGAGCCAAGTATTCCCGCTTTTATCGGGGAAAATTTTTAAAATCGCCCCACTAAAGATCATATAAACTAAATTCACGCGTTCATCAACATGCAAGACATCTTTATCAAAAGTATCGCGATCTTTGGGGGTTTTTTGGTTGATTTCTTCCACATAGTTTTGTAACTTATAACCATGCGGACCAAAAACATCAATGAAAGCCACCCGCTTTTGACTCTTAGGCACACCTAGAATTTGGCGCAGGCGGGGTGTGGCGACATAGATCATTTTAATACTCTTATAATCATCCGGATAGAGCATCATGCCTAGCAACACTTGAATATTGTCCATCCCCTTAAAGCCATCTTCTTTGGTGATCTTGTGGATGAGGTCCATGCTCAAGGTGTCTAGGGGTTTGATCCGCCCCTCAAAACCTTGAATTTGGAGCTGTTGGAACAATCCTAATTGCCCTTTAGAATGCGCTTTAAGATTTTTCATCCGTTTAATAATAGCGGCATGCAAGAGTTTTGTTTTTCTCTTCTCAAGACTCGCCTTGCCCATATTGTCTAGGGGTGTGGGCGTGCTTTTCCCCCCGTGCATGTCAATAAGACCTTCCTGCGCGCGCAGATGCGCACTTCCTAAAGCTAACATGCCAAGCAAAAAGATCCCGGTGATATTTTGCGCCTTGAGAAACACGGAAAGTTTTTGGAAACGCCCATTGCGCCCCAACAGCAAGGCGATCGCGCCCAAGATCAAGCCCGCATAGCCAATATAGGTGATCATTTTGCCCGGGTCCTTATTGACGGAGAGAATCGTGCCCTTTTCATCGCGATCGTAAGAACTTTGAAAAAAGCGATACCCGCCATAATCCAAGACATGATTCATAAAAATGCGATAGGGTTTGATGAGCGCGCCTTTTGCATCTAAAATTTCTACCTCAGAAGCGTAAGAAGAGGGACTCATGGACCCGGGATAGCGATCTAACTCAAAGCGTTTGAGTTTGAGCGCAAAGGGAAGTTTCTTGGTGGTTACTCCCCAATTGATAGCAATTTGCACGCCCTTAAAATCTGCTAACACATCCTCGCTCACAATCCCACTCCCCCCCACGATTTGATAAGTCTGACTCTGCCCCTCATAGCTAACTTTAAGGGTTAAAAGCGCGCGGTTATCCTTCTTTTGAGTGGTCATTTTGCGCACGCTCAAAGGCTCGATACGCAGAGGTTTTCCATAAACTTCTAAAGTTTGGGTGGGAAGGTGTTTAGAAAAGGGCGAAAGCGCGCTTTTGAGCGCGAAACTTAGAGGTGATGCGCCTTGTTTGGCAATATGGATATTTAAATAGGTGTCTGTGGTGGTGATCGTGTTGCTTGTGGCATCCTCTCTAATATGCATGGTCGCCTCAAAGCCAAAAAAACGCGTGATACCCGCACCTATAATAATGATCACTAAAGCGCTATGAAAAAACAAACTCGCCCATCGTTTTCTTTGTAAGGCCTTAGAGGCGATCATAGATCCTATCACAAGAATAAGCAAATAAGCATGCAAAGCATTAAACCACCAAGTGCGATAGACCACCGCTTGGGCGGCTGGAGTGCCGTAATCATTTTCAATGAAAGTCGCTAGCGCGCAGGCGGTAGCATAAGTGATCATCACCGGGATTGCCGTCCAAAAGGAGGCAAAGAAAAAGTTAAGCAGTGTTTTAAGCCGCATTGAGTTCCCTAGTGCGTTGGCGGATATAATCGCGCAATTTTTCTATAAACTCTTTGTCATTGCTAATTCCTTTGTGCAAACCCTTACCTACAAATTCCAAAACGGCCAAGAATTGTTTGTAGGGCATGTAACCGGGAAGTTCATAAATGGTCTTGCCCTCAGGGTTGGCAAATACGATGGTGGGAGTGGAGTTAACCTCGTAGATTTGGGCTAATTCTGAGGTGGGGAATTTGTATTCCTTGCTTTTTTTGCCTATCCCCACTTTAAAGGCGTGCATTTTAGAATAACTGATATTGATGTAATAAGCACTGTAATGGGCTTTGATAAAATCCTTAAGATTACTATGTTTTTTAATATCCTGTTTAAGCAACTCGCAATAAGAACACCCATTTTTACCAAAGACAAGCAACATATACTTGCCATTAGGTGTGATAAATTTAGTGTCTAAAAACACATCTTCTAGGCCGGCGTAACTTTGTTTGTCTAAATTATTCGCCTCTTCTTGGGCTTCTTTAGAAAAGCCCGTGCCTGAACTGATCATATCCTCATTGATCTCATCGTCCTTAGCCATGCTCACCTGAGTTCCTAAGATCAAACTGAGCAACATTAAAAACACATAACGCATATAAATCCTTTTAGTGAGATAAATTTTCATTGTAATCTTGAGGAGTAAATTCTTGGTTTAATGGAGCGGGGGAAGTGTTTAAAATATCAATGATTGCCCGTGCGAAACTGGATTGATCGTTTAAGCAAGGACACACCAAGTATTCGGGCACTCCCAAGCGCATGGCGTGGAATTTGTATTGAATCTGCAGTTCATAAAGCGTTTCTGAATTATCGATGCTAAAGGCTAGAGGATAAATGATGATTTTATGTTGGCGGTATCTCTCGATCATAGCTTCCGTGCTAGGTTCTAGCCACTTCATGGGCCCCACTTTGGATTGATAGGCCAATACAACCTCTTTAAAGCGTAAAGAGGTGCGCACAAAAGCGCGTTTGAGCAAACTGACATGGTGCAAGCATTCCGCTTGGTAAGGATCGCCTTCTAAAACCACTTTTGTAGGCAGACCATGCACAGAAAAAATGAGCACAAAATCTTTGGCGGGTCGTTTGACAAGGGTGTTGGAAATGGTTTCTAAAATCGCCTGATTATAGAGGGCATGCGTGTAAAACCTCTCAATGCGCGCCATTTGGGGTGTGTAATTGAGAGTTTCAAGAGCCCTCAGGGCATCTTGCATAGAAGAGAGTGTCGTTGTGGTGGAATATTGGGGGTACATAGAAAATAATTTAAGGCGTTCAAAACCCTCAGCCTGCAGAGTTTGAAAAGTATTGCGGGCAAAAGGAGGGGTGTAGCGCATGGCATAAGTGTAATGACGGCTAGGGTCTAGGGCGTTGAGTTTGGCAACAAGTTTTGCGCTCAAAGCGGCAATAGGAGATTTGCCCCCGATACGCTGGTAAATGGCTTGGGACTTTTGCAATCGGTTTTTAGTGATAAAACTAGCCAAGAGCTTGCGCAATTTAGGAGGATTGATAGAGAGAATATAGGGATCATTGAACATATTAGTCAAAAAAAGCGCGACCTCATCTAGGTGATTAGGCCCGCCCATGTTTAATAAAACAACAGCTTCTTTGGGACTAGAGGGCAACACTCGATGATCCTATGTGTCTTGATTAAGATTATAGGGTAGCAAATTCTGAGGTTGGAAAGACCAAAGTAGACATCTTAACTTCTTTTTGATGGAGCTAGTAACTTTAGAAACACTTATACTATGGCAATTACTCTTAGAAATGCCTTATAAAAGAGAATGTGTTAAAATGGGCGCAAAACTTGGAGCGCGCATGCAATTTAGCTACCACCCTAAGGCAGGTGAGTTGGAATTGATTATAGAGGGGGAACTTTACCGCCATTTGTATTTGAGTCGGCGCACCTCAGCACAAACTCTCTTGGCCCTGCGCAACCTCAAAGACAATTATCTTTATTTTTATCAACAAATGGAAATTAATAAGAAATACGCCCGCCTACGCTGTGTCCAAAGCCAAGAAACTCCCCAAACTCCTTTGCATCAAACCCATCTGCTTTGGGCAATCATCGCGCTTAAGAATGTCGAAAAAGTGTTGCCCTATCTAAACCAAATGGGCGTGTGTAAAATTAGTTTTTTCTATGCTGACTACAGCCAAAAAGACCAAAGGCCTGAGCACCACCTAGAGAGATTTGAAAAGATTTTGATTCAATCTAGCCAGCAATGCGGGCGTAGCGATCTGATGGTTTTAGAATTTTTGGAAAATACAGAACAAGCCCTAAAAACCTACCCTAAAGCCGCTGTCATGGATTTGCACGGCACACATAGTAGTGCTTGTTTGCAAGATTTACAACAAGGGGTGATGATTGGTCCTGAGGGGGGCTTTTCTCAAAGAGAAAGAGAGTTATTTGAACTTAGAGAGATTTACAGCACGCCCAACCCCCTCACCCTCACAAGCGAGGGAATGGCTCTTTTATGCGCAGGGTTGGGAAGTCAAAAGGGACTTTAAGCGCGCGCGTCTAAGGCAAACTGCACCGCAAATAAAGCTCCAAAGAGATAGAGCAGGGGGTGGACCTGCTTAAATTTGCCCCGACAAATTTTAATGAGCGGATAAATAATCAAACCAATACCCACTCCATTAGTAATGCTATAAGAAATAGGAATCCAAAAGAGCACAAAGAAAGCGGGCAAGGCTTCTTCTAAGTCCTGCCAATCAATTTCACTTAAATGGCTCATCATCATAAAACCTACAATAATAAGAGCTGGGGAAGTGATGGCCGGCACGCTAGCTAAAGCTTTGGCTAGGGGGGCTAAAAAAAGCAAACAGGCAAAGAGAAAAGCCACCACCACGCAAGTAAAGCCCGTGCGCCCCCCAACACTCACCCCCGCCCCCGATTCGATGTAGGTTGAAGTGGGCGAAGTGCCTGCAAGCGCCCCTATTGCGCTAGCGATCGCATCGGCAGAAAGCGCGCTTTTGGCGTTTAAAAATTTCTCACCTTGCATTAAATTTGCTTGTTGGGCCACTCCGATCATAGTTGCGGTCGTGTCAAAGAGCATCACTAAAAAGAAAGTGAAGATCACCGCACCTAAATCGGGCTTGAGCGCGCCTAGAAGATCCAGTTTAAAAAAAGTGGTGTCGATATGTTTGGGCAATTCAAAGAGATGATCGGGAAGTTTTAAATGCCCTAATAAAAAGGCTAAAAAGGCGGTGATGAGAATGCCTAAGAAAATGGCCGCGCGGACACGATTGACCAATAAAACGATGGTGATAAAAAGACCAATGAGCGACATGTAGGCAATGGGTTGGGAGAAATTGCCCAAAGTGATAATAGTCGCACTAGAAGACTCGACCAAATGCGCATTTTGCATGCCAATGAAGGCGATGAAAAGTCCAATGCCTGCGGTAATACCGGCCTTTAAAGAGGTGGGGATGGATTTAATGAGAGCTTCTCTAAACCCAGTTAAAGAGAGGATTAAAAAAATCACAGAAGCGATAAAAACACTGCCCAATGCGCTATGCCACGCAACCCCCATACCAAGAACCACCACAAAGGCAAAATAGGCGTTCATGCCCATAGAAGGAGCGATAGCGATGGGATAATTAGCCACTAGCCCCATAATCAGAGTGCCCACGACACAAGCCAATAAAGTGGCCACAAACACCCCATCAAAATCCATGCCCGCTTTTTGCAAAATAGCAGGATTAACAATGGCAATATAAGCCATCGTTACAAAGGTGGTCAAACCTGCTAAGGTTTCGACACTAAAAGAGGTGTTGCGCTCTTTAAATTGAAAAAAACGCGCTAAAAACGCTAACATGGGCTTCCCTTATTTTTTTAAGATGAACAAAATGAGCAAGTGGGACAATGGATTGAAAATTCTAGTTGGTAGAAATAAAAATGTGGCTTAAATGCAAATTGTTTTAGAGGAATTGGAGGCTTTGCAAAAAGGGCGGGGGTTATTGGGTTTTTCTGGAGGAGGGGATTCGGTGGCATTGTTTCATCTGCTCTTAGAGCATGGATTAAACTTTGATCTAGCCATTTTTGATCACGGCTTAAGAGAGCAAACGCGTGCAGAGATCGCGCATGCTAAAACTTTGGGCAAACTCTATCAAAAGCGCGTGCATGTGGGGGGAGCAAAACTTAGTGGGGCGAATTTAGAAGCCAAATGCCGTAAGGCGCGCTATGAATTTTTTGAAAATATGATGGACACCTTTAATTACACCCATTTAATCCTAGCCCACCATTTGAACGATAAGCTAGAATGGCTTTTGATGCAACTTGGCAAAGGAGCGAGCTTGCAAACCTTGCTAGGCTTTAGTGCAAGCGAAAAGCGCAAAAACTATCACTTAATCCGCCCCCTTATCTACACGCCCAAGAGTGCCCTTTTAGATTATTTGCACCGCCACAAACTCCGCTATTTTGAGGACAGCACCAACTCAGATTTACACTTTAAGCGCAATTTGATCCGCCACACTCTAGCCACCCCCTTTTTAAATCTGTCCGGAGTTGCAAGCGGGTTAGTGCGCAGTTTTAAAGCCTTAG
This portion of the Helicobacter felis ATCC 49179 genome encodes:
- the hemH gene encoding ferrochelatase produces the protein MLPSSPKEAVVLLNMGGPNHLDEVALFLTNMFNDPYILSINPPKLRKLLASFITKNRLQKSQAIYQRIGGKSPIAALSAKLVAKLNALDPSRHYTYAMRYTPPFARNTFQTLQAEGFERLKLFSMYPQYSTTTTLSSMQDALRALETLNYTPQMARIERFYTHALYNQAILETISNTLVKRPAKDFVLIFSVHGLPTKVVLEGDPYQAECLHHVSLLKRAFVRTSLRFKEVVLAYQSKVGPMKWLEPSTEAMIERYRQHKIIIYPLAFSIDNSETLYELQIQYKFHAMRLGVPEYLVCPCLNDQSSFARAIIDILNTSPAPLNQEFTPQDYNENLSH
- a CDS encoding SoxW family protein; the protein is MRYVFLMLLSLILGTQVSMAKDDEINEDMISSGTGFSKEAQEEANNLDKQSYAGLEDVFLDTKFITPNGKYMLLVFGKNGCSYCELLKQDIKKHSNLKDFIKAHYSAYYINISYSKMHAFKVGIGKKSKEYKFPTSELAQIYEVNSTPTIVFANPEGKTIYELPGYMPYKQFLAVLEFVGKGLHKGISNDKEFIEKLRDYIRQRTRELNAA
- the aspA gene encoding aspartate ammonia-lyase; the encoded protein is MATRKEHDFIGEMEIDDSVYYGIQTMRAVENFNITHDRLLNYPIFIRSFAQVKKAAALANAELGLIDIKIKDAICHACDRIIDGEYQDQFVVDMIQGGAGTSTNMNMNEVIANVALEYLGHKKGEYQYCHPNDHVNRSQSTNDTYPSALKIAIYERLDHMTQVLKMLKDAFAKKAKEFAHVLKMGRTQLQDAVPMTLGQEFETFVSMVEKDIQHILDARNWTRVINLGGTAIGTGINSHPDYKRIVEKKIQEVTGRPFTIAHDLIEASQSTGSYVQVSGALKRVAIKLSKICNDLRLLSSGPRAGLNEINLPRMQPGSSIMPGKVNPVIPEVVNQVCFSVIGNDLAVAMAAEGGQLQLNVFEPVIAYKLFHSFLMLNRAMRTLVEKCINGITANEKICHDYVFNSIGIVTALNPHIGYEKSASIAKEALDTGKSVRDIVLERKLLTQEQLAEIFQPENMVSPHIFKKHKD
- the ccsA gene encoding cytochrome c biogenesis protein CcsA, translated to MRLKTLLNFFFASFWTAIPVMITYATACALATFIENDYGTPAAQAVVYRTWWFNALHAYLLILVIGSMIASKALQRKRWASLFFHSALVIIIIGAGITRFFGFEATMHIREDATSNTITTTDTYLNIHIAKQGASPLSFALKSALSPFSKHLPTQTLEVYGKPLRIEPLSVRKMTTQKKDNRALLTLKVSYEGQSQTYQIVGGSGIVSEDVLADFKGVQIAINWGVTTKKLPFALKLKRFELDRYPGSMSPSSYASEVEILDAKGALIKPYRIFMNHVLDYGGYRFFQSSYDRDEKGTILSVNKDPGKMITYIGYAGLILGAIALLLGRNGRFQKLSVFLKAQNITGIFLLGMLALGSAHLRAQEGLIDMHGGKSTPTPLDNMGKASLEKRKTKLLHAAIIKRMKNLKAHSKGQLGLFQQLQIQGFEGRIKPLDTLSMDLIHKITKEDGFKGMDNIQVLLGMMLYPDDYKSIKMIYVATPRLRQILGVPKSQKRVAFIDVFGPHGYKLQNYVEEINQKTPKDRDTFDKDVLHVDERVNLVYMIFSGAILKIFPDKSGNTWLSPADAIKSQDLNLAKEAKHFLRALFVGFDAGVDSNKWEDLHKTLKALATYQQEHSPLYLKPSKVNAEIFLNHSNFFNTLTLPYLLLGLLLLAVVLVATFKNKPPRAWVHWGFYVVILLLALAHTAGLLLRWYVSQHSPWSNAYESMLYISWAAIIAGLILRSNLALCASSFLGGIALFVAHLGFMDPQIGNLVPVLKSYWLNIHVSIITASYGFLGLCFILGILTLLLFIMRSPKRAHVDNTILSLSAINEMGMILGLLMLSVGNFLGGVWANESWGRYWGWDAKETWALISIAVYAVILHLRFLRFEFMPFVFASASVVGFYSILMTYFGVNYYLSGMHSYAAGDPLPIPSFLYFFVAGTILLIAMASRKRQLVMPKI
- a CDS encoding 16S rRNA (uracil(1498)-N(3))-methyltransferase; its protein translation is MQFSYHPKAGELELIIEGELYRHLYLSRRTSAQTLLALRNLKDNYLYFYQQMEINKKYARLRCVQSQETPQTPLHQTHLLWAIIALKNVEKVLPYLNQMGVCKISFFYADYSQKDQRPEHHLERFEKILIQSSQQCGRSDLMVLEFLENTEQALKTYPKAAVMDLHGTHSSACLQDLQQGVMIGPEGGFSQRERELFELREIYSTPNPLTLTSEGMALLCAGLGSQKGL
- the tilS gene encoding tRNA lysidine(34) synthetase TilS: MQIVLEELEALQKGRGLLGFSGGGDSVALFHLLLEHGLNFDLAIFDHGLREQTRAEIAHAKTLGKLYQKRVHVGGAKLSGANLEAKCRKARYEFFENMMDTFNYTHLILAHHLNDKLEWLLMQLGKGASLQTLLGFSASEKRKNYHLIRPLIYTPKSALLDYLHRHKLRYFEDSTNSDLHFKRNLIRHTLATPFLNLSGVASGLVRSFKALEQEKHALYPALNFLELEGGFVFKAGGQNLYYIDRLLKKLGYLLSYKQRLELEKRGFNGVFVSKNSRYIVGLGGGLVYVVKTFLSTMPILPKVYKEACRLLKIPPLVRPALFGPEWTSTLKTLKDFQRAQLN
- a CDS encoding NCS2 family permease; translation: MLAFLARFFQFKERNTSFSVETLAGLTTFVTMAYIAIVNPAILQKAGMDFDGVFVATLLACVVGTLIMGLVANYPIAIAPSMGMNAYFAFVVVLGMGVAWHSALGSVFIASVIFLILSLTGFREALIKSIPTSLKAGITAGIGLFIAFIGMQNAHLVESSSATIITLGNFSQPIAYMSLIGLFITIVLLVNRVRAAIFLGILITAFLAFLLGHLKLPDHLFELPKHIDTTFFKLDLLGALKPDLGAVIFTFFLVMLFDTTATMIGVAQQANLMQGEKFLNAKSALSADAIASAIGALAGTSPTSTYIESGAGVSVGGRTGFTCVVVAFLFACLLFLAPLAKALASVPAITSPALIIVGFMMMSHLSEIDWQDLEEALPAFFVLFWIPISYSITNGVGIGLIIYPLIKICRGKFKQVHPLLYLFGALFAVQFALDARA